TTGTATGGTCTTGTGACATTTGGTTTGCGGTGACGTAGAACCGGAACGGCTAAAATTGATAACAGATTAAAAATTGCTCCACTGAAGACAACTAAGGAAGTCAATTCATTTAAGTCTCGTGTTAAAACGAGCGCAATTGAAATAATCATTTGCATAATTAAGCCGTGATCAGGTGTCCGGTATTTTGGATGAATATGCTCAAATGTCTTCCATAATAAGCCATCTTTAGAAACGGCATAGTAATAACGTGAAAAGGCTAAAATCATTCCGTTTAATGAACTAATCATTGCCAAAACCATTGTTACAGCAACCAAAATTGTACCTGCATAGCCCATAAATGTCTGGGCCACATTAGTCCCTAAGTACAATTGACCAGCCCTAATTGACTTAGCAATTGCTTTAGCAGGTAATGAACGATAAATCGCAAAGTTGAACAACACATAAACAACTGTTGTAAAACCAACCGATAAAATCAATGCTCGCGGCAGGTTCTTTTGCGGGTTTTTCATTTCACCGGCAACTGTGTTCAAGTTAGTCCAGCCCTCAAATGCCCAAAGAGATGCGATTACCGCAAAGGCCACCATTTGAATAATATCAATCACATTACCATGACCAGCAGGTAATGACAGTGACAAATTAGGCATATAGTGACCAAAAAAGACACCCAGACCAATAATTAAAACTAATGGCAAAATCTTTAGCACCGTGAAGAAATTTTGCACCCATTCACCAACATTAACACCAAAATAATTAATAACTGTGAAAATAACAATTAATAAAATTGCAACTGTTTTTACAGTTAAATCATCAAAGTGGAAAAAGGTCGTCAAAGCCATCGGCAATGCAATCGCAATCGCCGCAATTGACCCAGGGCCACCAATCACCATACTTTGAAAGGTAAACATATAACCAATTACTGGTGAATATGCATCTGACAAATAAACGTAAATCCCACCAGTTTCGGGATTCATTGCTCCTAATTCCGCAAAGCACAGACTTCCCATTAATGTAACTAGACCACCAACTAGCCATGCCAAAAGTGCATAGCCCATCGACATTTGTGACCGTTGCAAGACATACGACCCAATGTAAAAAATACCTGAGCCAATCATAATCCCAATTAAAATATTACTCCCACCAAACACACCAATTGTCTTCTTCAGCTGCGGCGCGTTCTCTTCACTCTTTTCCTTCAAAATAACACCTCTTAAAAAATCAGGCCAACTTAAAAAGTTGCACAAACAAAAACCTCATTGTCCTAAAAACAACAAGGCTATAATTAATCATTTTAGACAAATCAAATAGCGCTCCTTGGGCAATAATCCAAGACAGTTTGCAAGATATTGTCCTGCAACCCAACCAAAAACTTGCACAAACAAATTCTTGATTTCGGCGATAATTCTTCGATTAACAATCTTTGCTTTTGTGTACTCCTGCTAAGTTAGTAATTATCGCAACCTCTAATATGTTGGCTCCTTAACTTAAAAAAAGATTAGGACAAAAAG
The sequence above is a segment of the Lactobacillus sp. ESL0677 genome. Coding sequences within it:
- a CDS encoding amino acid permease; its protein translation is MKEKSEENAPQLKKTIGVFGGSNILIGIMIGSGIFYIGSYVLQRSQMSMGYALLAWLVGGLVTLMGSLCFAELGAMNPETGGIYVYLSDAYSPVIGYMFTFQSMVIGGPGSIAAIAIALPMALTTFFHFDDLTVKTVAILLIVIFTVINYFGVNVGEWVQNFFTVLKILPLVLIIGLGVFFGHYMPNLSLSLPAGHGNVIDIIQMVAFAVIASLWAFEGWTNLNTVAGEMKNPQKNLPRALILSVGFTTVVYVLFNFAIYRSLPAKAIAKSIRAGQLYLGTNVAQTFMGYAGTILVAVTMVLAMISSLNGMILAFSRYYYAVSKDGLLWKTFEHIHPKYRTPDHGLIMQMIISIALVLTRDLNELTSLVVFSGAIFNLLSILAVPVLRHRKPNVTRPYKVWAYPWTVIIAVIAFLIILINNFFDDPVTSLLGLLIPAISVGVYYYFRHKYPVNE